The following are from one region of the Nicotiana tabacum cultivar K326 chromosome 3, ASM71507v2, whole genome shotgun sequence genome:
- the LOC107770689 gene encoding eukaryotic translation initiation factor 4E-2, with product MVDEVEKPVSLEESKTNTREVEEEGEIVGESDDTMSSLGNPSMAMKHALEHSWTFWFDNPSGKSKQAAWGSSIRPIYTFSTVEDFWSVYNNIHHPSKLAVGADFHCFKNKIEPKWEDPVCANGGKWTMSFSRGKSDTCWLYTLLAMIGEQFDCGDEICGAVINVRVRQEKIALWTRNAANETAQVSIGKQWKEFLDYNDSVGFIFHDDAKKLDRAAKNRYSV from the exons ATGGTTGATGAAGTAGAGAAACCGGTGTCGTTAGAGGAATCGAAGACTAATACTCGTGAGGTGGAAGAGGAAGGAGAGATCGTGGGGGAATCAGACGATACGATGTCGTCTTTAGGGAACCCAAGCATGGCAATGAAACACGCGCTAGAACATTCATGGACATTTTGGTTCGATAACCCATCAGGGAAATCAAAACAGGCTGCTTGGGGTAGTTCCATTCGACCAATTTACACCTTCTCCACTGTCGAAGATTTTTGGAG TGTGTACAACAATATCCACCACCCAAGCAAATTGGCTGTGGGGGCAGACTTTCACTGTTTTAAGAATAAAATTGAGCCAAAGTGGGAGGATCCTGTCTGCGCCAACGGAGGAAAGTGGACAATGAGCTTTTCGAGGGGTAAATCTGATACCTGCTGGCTGTATACG CTGCTGGCTATGATTGGAGAACAATTTGACTGCGGAGATGAAATTTGTGGAGCTGTTATTAATGTTCGAGTTAGACAAGAAAAAATAGCTTTGTGGACCAGGAATGCTGCCAATGAAACAGCTCAG GTGAGCATTGGTAAACAGTGGAAGGAATTTCTGGATTACAATGACTCGGTTGGCTTTATATTTCAT GATGATGCAAAGAAGCTAGACAGAGCTGCCAAGAATCGTTATTCTGTGTAG